A genomic region of Chitinivibrio alkaliphilus ACht1 contains the following coding sequences:
- a CDS encoding GIY-YIG nuclease family protein — protein MTGYTYILECSDGSYYTGSTKDLHLRLAQHQAGEGANHTRKRLPVKLVYYEQYPRIDEAFHREKQIQGWSRKKKEALINGMTEELKKAAVCMNNSHCSRWLSGAGG, from the coding sequence TTGACTGGTTACACATACATTTTAGAGTGTTCTGACGGTAGCTACTACACAGGTAGCACCAAAGATCTACACCTCCGACTCGCACAGCATCAAGCAGGTGAAGGAGCAAACCACACAAGAAAACGATTACCGGTAAAACTTGTATATTATGAACAGTATCCACGAATTGACGAAGCATTTCATAGAGAAAAGCAAATTCAAGGATGGAGTAGAAAGAAAAAAGAAGCTCTGATAAACGGTATGACCGAAGAACTGAAAAAAGCGGCAGTGTGTATGAATAATAGCCATTGTTCCCGGTGGCTGAGCGGAGCCGGTGGCTGA